In one Trichlorobacter lovleyi SZ genomic region, the following are encoded:
- a CDS encoding NUDIX hydrolase, with amino-acid sequence MTRESNAPITRCPQCGSEALTWPSPKHFTCADCGFVLYLNIAAAVAVIMECRGKILFGVRKHEPQRGMLDLPGGFVDQGESAEEAARREVQEELGVAVHDMRYLFSFPNKYRYRGIEYDTLDLIFLARWDEAPAVKAADDLEDALWVSHDAVEYDKIGFSSLSRAVRRYLETEYPGEGGSCP; translated from the coding sequence ATGACGAGAGAGAGTAATGCACCGATCACCCGCTGTCCGCAGTGCGGCAGTGAGGCGCTGACCTGGCCTTCGCCCAAACATTTCACCTGTGCGGACTGCGGCTTTGTACTGTATCTGAATATTGCCGCAGCGGTGGCGGTTATTATGGAATGCCGGGGCAAGATCCTCTTTGGGGTGAGAAAACATGAACCGCAACGCGGCATGCTTGATCTGCCCGGCGGGTTCGTGGACCAGGGCGAGAGTGCTGAGGAGGCGGCCCGGCGTGAGGTGCAGGAGGAGCTGGGGGTTGCTGTCCATGACATGCGTTATCTCTTTTCCTTCCCGAACAAATACCGCTATCGCGGCATTGAGTATGACACACTGGATCTGATATTTCTGGCAAGGTGGGATGAAGCGCCTGCGGTAAAGGCAGCCGATGACCTGGAGGATGCGCTGTGGGTCAGTCATGATGCGGTGGAATACGATAAGATCGGCTTCAGTTCTCTGAGCCGGGCCGTTCGCCGTTATCTGGAGACAGAGTATCCCGGCGAGGGAGGAAGCTGTCCATGA
- a CDS encoding glycerate kinase, whose product MKILIAPDSFKESLTAPEAAQQIESGFRSAFPEAECLIVPLADGGEGTVQAVVAATGGSHLSCRVTDPLGRPVQAAYGLTGDGSTAVIEMAAASGLMLVPPTARNPLLTTSYGTGELIRHALDAGVSRIIVGIGGSATNDGGAGMLQALGATLLDEQGRDLAAGGGALSGLARIDLSGVDPRLQRVSLDVACDVTNPLLGEQGASAVFGPQKGASPEMVAQLDANLAHYAGIISRDLGKTVAAVPGAGAAGGMGAALLALGGRICSGIELVMESVGFEALVQKSDLVITGEGRIDRQSVNGKVLIGVARVAARWGKPVIAIAGSLAADADIAYSHGIAAMFSVTPRPCSPENALTDAAANLLRTSRDIAATVRLARRLPLT is encoded by the coding sequence ATGAAGATCCTGATCGCGCCTGATTCGTTCAAGGAAAGCCTGACAGCTCCGGAAGCGGCGCAGCAGATCGAGTCGGGATTCCGGTCGGCGTTCCCGGAGGCAGAGTGCCTGATTGTCCCCCTGGCTGATGGCGGCGAGGGTACTGTACAGGCGGTTGTGGCAGCCACTGGCGGTTCGCATCTGTCCTGCAGGGTCACGGATCCGCTGGGCAGGCCGGTGCAGGCCGCTTATGGGCTGACCGGCGATGGCTCTACCGCGGTCATTGAGATGGCAGCCGCAAGCGGTCTGATGCTGGTTCCCCCAACAGCGCGCAACCCGCTGCTGACGACCAGCTATGGAACCGGCGAATTGATTCGGCATGCCCTGGATGCAGGGGTGTCGCGCATCATCGTCGGCATAGGCGGAAGTGCAACCAATGACGGAGGTGCCGGCATGTTGCAGGCGCTCGGGGCAACGCTGCTGGATGAACAGGGCAGGGATCTGGCTGCTGGCGGTGGCGCCTTGTCGGGACTGGCGCGGATAGACCTGAGCGGCGTTGATCCTCGTTTGCAGCGCGTCTCGCTTGATGTTGCCTGTGATGTCACGAATCCGCTGCTGGGGGAACAGGGTGCCTCAGCGGTGTTTGGCCCTCAAAAGGGGGCCAGTCCTGAGATGGTTGCACAGCTTGATGCCAACCTGGCACACTATGCCGGGATTATCAGCCGGGATCTGGGAAAGACGGTGGCAGCGGTGCCGGGGGCAGGTGCCGCCGGAGGAATGGGGGCGGCATTACTGGCCCTGGGGGGCAGGATCTGTTCCGGCATTGAGCTGGTCATGGAGAGCGTAGGCTTTGAGGCACTTGTTCAAAAGTCTGATCTTGTCATCACCGGCGAAGGGCGTATTGACAGACAGAGCGTGAACGGTAAGGTGCTGATCGGCGTGGCCCGTGTTGCGGCACGTTGGGGGAAACCGGTGATTGCCATTGCCGGCAGTCTGGCAGCAGATGCAGATATTGCGTATAGCCATGGTATCGCTGCCATGTTCAGTGTCACGCCACGGCCATGCAGCCCGGAGAATGCCTTAACAGATGCAGCTGCAAATCTCTTGCGTACCTCCCGCGATATTGCGGCAACCGTACGGCTGGCCCGGCGGTTGCCTCTGACGTGA
- the smpB gene encoding SsrA-binding protein SmpB has protein sequence MSEKLICANKRAFHEYHIEERLEAGIVLVGTEVKSLRAGKANLVDAFVLVRNGEAWLHNLHIAPYDFGNRQNHDPERQRKLLLHSREIEKLHARIRQDGCTAVPLRLYFKEGKVKVEVGVAKGKKLHDKREDLKKKDLKREHAKEFKIKAR, from the coding sequence ATGTCTGAGAAACTTATCTGCGCAAACAAACGGGCCTTTCACGAGTATCATATTGAAGAGCGTCTGGAGGCCGGAATCGTCCTGGTCGGGACTGAGGTGAAGTCCCTGCGGGCCGGAAAAGCTAACCTGGTAGATGCCTTTGTACTGGTACGCAACGGTGAGGCCTGGCTGCATAACCTGCATATTGCCCCCTACGATTTCGGCAACCGCCAGAACCATGATCCTGAGCGGCAGCGCAAGTTACTGCTGCATAGCCGGGAGATCGAAAAACTGCACGCCCGAATCCGGCAGGACGGCTGTACCGCTGTGCCGTTGCGGTTGTACTTTAAGGAAGGCAAGGTCAAGGTTGAGGTCGGCGTGGCCAAAGGCAAGAAGCTGCATGACAAGCGGGAAGATCTTAAAAAGAAGGATCTGAAGCGTGAGCATGCAAAAGAGTTCAAAATAAAAGCCAGATAG
- the glnD gene encoding [protein-PII] uridylyltransferase has translation MPVHPISAAAIFSAGDQRSFEEQRPEILEACKQFITSSHEEIRQRHAAGASGTEVVHQLSAVMDAMVSTLFNGILGLMGADGKRLTGHLTLAAVGGYGRGELNPYSDVDIMFLHDGSVPVEAVEAFAQKLLYFLWDLRLDVGYSVRTPADCVEMAAQDTTIKTALIDCRYLAGHQPLFATLRKTVYSQILPKASDKFIKEKIAEMRRRRDKYGATIYLLEPNIKEGEGGLRDLQTALWVAQVKYKFDNPKELVIKGVLSEAELEVYHSALDHLWRMRNELHFHTRRKSDQMNFDLQVHLATFLGYKDRGKVLAVEDFMRDYYRHAARVEHFSSTLTSRCVWRDEGAAKILGYFVRRPVGNGCFVLKGELVIPDESIIDKNPAVLMQIFELAQKHGVTLNIRVKWLIRRSLHLINDKFRRNREVNQSFLNILRSEKGMADTLRLMHHLEFLNEYIPEFEHIYCKVQHDLYHIYTVDIHTLFAVEQMEKILSGELKKELPLPCAIARQIGKRELLILSILFHDIGKGEGGGHADKGADMIPTIARRMGLSKEDSERLEFLVRQHLVFAHISQRRDLTDERMIMQFARQMVTSENLKMLFLLTIADVRAVGSDVWTTWKAMLFNELYEKAFNILERGDFRLEAGTERVRSVRRKVREMVEYDIPAAVAREELRALPTRYLLSAPLQTIADHLHLLVQLNDKDLVMQVQHEQESGFSSFTICTFDTHGLFSKITGVMAANGINILGAQIFTGKNGKILDILQVNSAQGFLITDAARWQKVEADMADVLHGTVQVSDLVHRRQRPTLLPAKSARHFPTRIEIDNEVSDEYTVIDIYAHDKVGLLYLITSTINQLGLYIGVSKISTKVDQVADVFYVRDIFGHKIFAEDKLEEIRTSLSWAIDDWQ, from the coding sequence ATGCCTGTGCACCCGATTTCAGCTGCTGCCATCTTTTCTGCCGGAGATCAGCGCAGCTTTGAAGAACAACGCCCCGAGATACTTGAGGCATGTAAACAGTTTATAACTTCTTCCCATGAAGAGATCCGCCAGCGCCATGCCGCCGGAGCAAGCGGAACCGAGGTGGTCCATCAACTTTCAGCGGTCATGGATGCCATGGTTTCCACGTTGTTCAACGGCATTCTGGGGCTGATGGGTGCTGACGGCAAACGCCTGACCGGCCATCTGACCCTGGCTGCGGTGGGTGGCTATGGCCGCGGCGAACTCAACCCTTATTCCGATGTGGATATCATGTTCCTGCACGACGGCAGTGTGCCGGTGGAGGCGGTTGAGGCCTTTGCCCAGAAGCTGCTCTACTTCCTGTGGGACCTGCGCCTGGATGTGGGCTATTCGGTGCGTACCCCGGCCGATTGTGTAGAGATGGCAGCCCAGGACACCACCATCAAAACCGCCCTGATCGACTGCCGTTATCTAGCCGGTCATCAGCCGCTCTTCGCAACCCTGCGCAAGACGGTCTACTCCCAGATCCTGCCCAAGGCCAGCGACAAATTCATCAAGGAAAAGATCGCGGAGATGCGGCGGCGGCGGGATAAATACGGTGCCACCATCTATCTGCTGGAACCAAACATCAAAGAGGGAGAAGGCGGCCTGCGCGACCTGCAGACCGCGCTCTGGGTGGCCCAGGTCAAGTACAAGTTCGACAACCCCAAGGAGCTGGTTATCAAAGGGGTACTGTCCGAGGCGGAGCTGGAAGTTTACCACTCAGCCCTGGATCACCTCTGGCGGATGCGTAACGAACTGCATTTCCATACCCGCAGAAAATCAGACCAGATGAACTTTGACCTGCAGGTTCACCTTGCCACATTCCTGGGATACAAGGATCGCGGCAAGGTGCTGGCGGTGGAAGATTTTATGCGGGATTACTACCGCCATGCGGCGCGGGTGGAGCATTTTTCCTCCACCCTCACCTCACGCTGCGTCTGGCGTGATGAAGGTGCGGCAAAAATCCTGGGCTACTTTGTACGGCGTCCGGTGGGAAACGGCTGCTTCGTACTCAAAGGCGAGCTGGTTATTCCGGATGAATCGATCATCGACAAGAACCCGGCGGTACTGATGCAGATCTTTGAGCTGGCCCAGAAACACGGGGTCACGCTGAATATCCGGGTCAAATGGCTGATCAGGCGTTCCCTGCACCTGATCAACGACAAATTCAGGCGCAATCGCGAGGTCAACCAATCCTTCCTCAACATCCTGCGTTCTGAAAAAGGGATGGCCGACACCCTGCGCCTGATGCATCACCTGGAGTTTCTGAACGAATACATCCCCGAGTTTGAGCATATCTACTGCAAGGTACAGCATGACCTGTATCATATCTACACCGTGGATATACATACCCTGTTTGCTGTTGAGCAGATGGAAAAAATCCTGAGTGGAGAGTTAAAAAAAGAGCTGCCGTTGCCCTGTGCAATTGCCCGTCAGATCGGCAAACGGGAACTGCTGATTCTGTCGATCCTGTTCCACGACATCGGCAAGGGTGAGGGAGGCGGCCACGCCGACAAGGGGGCCGACATGATCCCCACCATTGCCCGGCGGATGGGACTTTCCAAAGAGGATAGCGAGCGACTGGAGTTTCTGGTGCGCCAGCACCTGGTATTTGCCCATATTTCCCAACGCCGTGACCTGACTGACGAACGGATGATCATGCAGTTTGCCCGCCAGATGGTCACCAGCGAAAACCTGAAGATGCTGTTTCTGTTGACCATTGCCGATGTACGGGCAGTCGGATCAGATGTCTGGACCACCTGGAAGGCGATGCTGTTCAACGAACTGTACGAGAAGGCGTTCAACATCCTTGAGCGGGGTGACTTCAGGCTTGAGGCCGGCACGGAACGGGTTCGCAGCGTCCGGCGCAAGGTGCGAGAGATGGTGGAGTACGATATCCCTGCCGCCGTTGCCCGGGAAGAGTTGCGCGCCCTGCCGACCCGCTACCTGCTGTCGGCACCGTTGCAGACCATTGCCGACCACCTGCACCTGCTGGTGCAGCTGAATGACAAGGATCTGGTCATGCAGGTTCAGCATGAGCAGGAAAGCGGTTTCTCCAGCTTCACCATCTGCACCTTTGACACCCATGGCCTGTTTTCCAAGATAACCGGCGTCATGGCCGCCAACGGCATCAACATCCTGGGCGCCCAGATCTTCACCGGCAAAAACGGCAAGATCCTGGATATCCTGCAGGTCAACTCTGCCCAGGGTTTCCTGATTACCGATGCAGCCCGCTGGCAGAAAGTGGAAGCAGACATGGCAGATGTCCTGCACGGAACGGTACAGGTCTCTGATCTGGTGCACAGGCGTCAACGCCCCACCCTGCTGCCGGCCAAATCGGCCCGCCACTTCCCGACCCGGATCGAGATCGACAACGAGGTCTCGGACGAGTACACCGTCATCGACATCTATGCCCATGACAAGGTGGGGCTGCTCTACCTGATCACCAGCACCATCAACCAACTGGGGCTGTATATCGGCGTATCCAAGATCTCCACCAAGGTGGATCAGGTGGCAGACGTCTTCTATGTACGGGACATCTTCGGCCACAAGATATTTGCTGAAGACAAACTGGAAGAGATCCGCACCAGCCTGTCCTGGGCCATTGATGACTGGCAATGA
- the corA gene encoding magnesium/cobalt transporter CorA produces the protein MIKVYYNSNGVISSHLISGDEIDLIESKQLIWVDMLSPSMTEVSELDKKLGLDLPTRQEAEEIEFSARYWEDEYGITINTYFLVKQGATASNESVSFTLKDNFVITIRFIELPVFGDFNRKLLLNPSHYTDGARVMGGILEMRIEDDADTLEAVSREIASIARLNPSNFDDTKKFLSYMADFEATNITIRENLTDKQRVLSSLLKSGKIPSALKSDFSIMIKDVNSLVTTANFNFERLDYLQNLFLNFLSIEQNKVIKIFTVMSVIFLPPTLIASIYGMNFKYLPELDLAFGYPLALCMIVISAVLPLYIFKRKGWL, from the coding sequence ATGATCAAGGTGTATTACAACTCAAATGGTGTCATTTCAAGCCACCTGATCAGTGGTGACGAGATTGATCTGATAGAATCCAAGCAGTTGATCTGGGTTGATATGCTTTCCCCCAGCATGACTGAGGTCAGCGAACTTGACAAAAAGCTGGGACTTGACCTGCCGACCCGTCAGGAGGCTGAAGAGATCGAGTTTTCTGCCCGCTACTGGGAAGACGAGTACGGTATCACGATCAACACCTATTTTCTGGTGAAGCAGGGTGCTACCGCCAGTAACGAGTCGGTTTCTTTCACCCTGAAAGACAATTTCGTTATCACCATCCGTTTTATTGAACTGCCGGTTTTCGGCGATTTCAATCGCAAACTGCTGCTCAACCCCAGCCATTATACCGATGGCGCCAGAGTGATGGGGGGCATACTTGAAATGCGCATTGAAGACGATGCCGATACCCTGGAGGCGGTCTCCCGCGAAATAGCCAGCATTGCACGGCTCAATCCCAGCAACTTTGACGATACCAAGAAATTTCTTTCCTACATGGCTGATTTTGAGGCCACCAATATCACCATCCGGGAAAACCTGACCGACAAGCAGCGGGTTTTGTCCTCTCTGCTGAAAAGCGGCAAAATCCCAAGCGCCCTGAAAAGTGACTTCAGCATTATGATCAAGGACGTTAACTCCCTGGTCACCACGGCCAACTTCAACTTTGAACGGCTTGACTACCTGCAGAACCTGTTCCTTAACTTCCTGAGCATTGAACAGAACAAGGTGATCAAGATCTTCACCGTGATGTCGGTGATCTTCCTGCCGCCGACCCTGATCGCCAGCATCTACGGTATGAACTTCAAATATCTGCCGGAACTGGATCTTGCTTTCGGCTATCCGCTGGCGCTTTGCATGATCGTCATTTCTGCTGTGCTGCCGCTCTACATCTTTAAACGCAAAGGGTGGCTGTAA
- the glpK gene encoding glycerol kinase GlpK translates to MSFILALDQGTTSSRALVFDHDGTVRGLAQKEFRQIFPEPGLVEHDAEEIWASQLGVAVEAVARAGLSAADIAAIGITNQRETTVVWDRRTGKPIHNAIVWQDRRTAAECDRLKRLGLEATFRARTGLVLDPYFSGTKLAWLLDHLPGARDKAERGELAFGTIDSWLVWNLTGGERHLTDASNASRTLLFNIHEGNWDQELLQLLRIPPAILPEVVPSSQVYGETAARFFAARVPISGIAGDQQAALFGQLCDRPGMVKNTYGTGCFMLMQTGERPVLSERNLLTTVACRLGERTEYALEGSVFAAGAAVQWLRDGLGIIRSSEEVETLAATVPDNGGVYLVPAFAGLGAPHWDPYARGTLLGITRGSTAGHIARATLESIAFQTADLLEAMEADAATPLTELRVDGGATANNLLMQFQADLLGVPVVRPRVRETTALGAAYLAGLAIGYWQDRKELSRLWQAEQAFAPVLERERMAELRYNWNRAVERSKGWAQP, encoded by the coding sequence ATGAGTTTTATTCTTGCACTTGACCAAGGTACCACCAGTTCCCGTGCCCTGGTGTTTGATCATGACGGTACGGTCCGGGGTCTGGCCCAGAAGGAGTTTCGCCAGATCTTTCCCGAACCCGGACTGGTGGAACATGATGCCGAGGAGATCTGGGCCTCACAATTGGGGGTGGCGGTGGAAGCAGTTGCCCGGGCCGGGCTGAGCGCCGCTGACATCGCGGCAATCGGCATCACCAACCAGCGGGAGACAACGGTGGTCTGGGATCGCCGTACCGGTAAGCCGATCCACAATGCGATTGTCTGGCAGGACCGGCGTACTGCCGCGGAGTGTGACCGTCTCAAAAGGCTGGGGCTGGAAGCAACCTTCCGGGCCAGGACCGGGCTGGTGCTGGACCCCTATTTCTCCGGCACCAAGCTGGCCTGGCTGCTTGATCACCTGCCCGGTGCCAGGGACAAGGCAGAGAGGGGTGAGCTGGCCTTCGGCACCATTGACTCCTGGCTGGTCTGGAATCTGACCGGTGGCGAGCGGCATCTGACCGACGCCAGTAATGCCTCCCGCACCCTGCTGTTCAATATCCACGAGGGAAACTGGGATCAGGAACTGTTGCAGCTGCTCCGGATTCCGCCTGCAATTCTGCCGGAGGTTGTTCCTTCCAGCCAGGTCTACGGTGAGACCGCTGCCCGTTTTTTTGCTGCCCGGGTGCCGATCTCCGGTATTGCCGGGGACCAGCAGGCCGCGCTGTTCGGCCAGCTCTGCGATCGGCCCGGGATGGTCAAGAATACCTACGGCACCGGCTGTTTCATGCTGATGCAGACCGGTGAGCGGCCGGTCCTTTCGGAGCGGAACCTGCTTACCACCGTGGCCTGCCGCCTGGGGGAGCGGACCGAATATGCCCTTGAAGGCAGCGTCTTTGCGGCCGGTGCCGCGGTACAGTGGCTGCGGGACGGCCTGGGGATCATCCGCAGTTCGGAGGAAGTTGAAACGCTGGCTGCCACGGTACCGGACAACGGTGGTGTCTACCTTGTCCCGGCCTTTGCCGGGCTGGGAGCGCCCCACTGGGACCCTTACGCCCGCGGTACCCTGCTGGGCATTACCCGCGGCAGCACTGCCGGCCATATCGCCCGGGCCACCCTGGAAAGTATCGCCTTCCAGACCGCTGACCTGCTGGAGGCGATGGAGGCGGACGCTGCTACTCCCCTGACTGAATTGCGGGTTGATGGCGGTGCCACTGCCAACAATCTGCTGATGCAGTTCCAGGCCGACCTGTTGGGGGTGCCGGTGGTGCGGCCCAGGGTGCGGGAAACCACCGCCCTGGGGGCGGCCTATCTGGCCGGGCTGGCAATCGGCTACTGGCAGGACCGCAAGGAGCTGAGCCGGCTCTGGCAGGCGGAGCAGGCCTTTGCCCCGGTACTGGAACGTGAACGGATGGCGGAGTTGCGTTACAACTGGAACAGGGCCGTTGAGCGCTCAAAGGGGTGGGCACAGCCATGA
- a CDS encoding ATP-binding protein: MPIRTLLKIAISTAFLMVLGLAAASWLITVKLDAISQAEERAQTASNSISQLLILTHEYITYSEKRSVQQWQKLQSALVDTLEAGTHDVVPVSAVALGEAKSLTHLFQQLVDATPAGTDLQIRQKDLLIDQALTHTQIISDSVQRWGNEARKQRKHIEQIFRTITIAIPLLMLLILVLLTAILVRRVLRPLSKLHQAVLAVANGDLTVRSATLTNDEFGDLSRTFDAMAVDLVTELRHEIRMRQQVETDLAQAKCAAEAANTAKSQFLSNMSHEIRTPMSGVLGMTELLGFTELTPEQHEYLNDIKASADNLLSIINDILDLSKIEAGKIELEAANFSLQQCIRTTTAMQMPRILEKHLQIETKISPEIPEVVNGDQLRVKQILLNLLSNAVKFTAHGQISIQASLLESRNEHLLVQISVSDTGVGIAAEALDRIFDPFTQADASTSRKFGGTGLGLAICRQLAELMGGGIRVESEEGKGSRFHLRLPFKRPGEPEKRSSDHQLPDHPLPHRKPLKILVAEDNPLNLRAAELLLQKAGHHPQCAENGQQALELWQRGDIDLILMDLHMPCMSGAEALLVIRSAEQGTGKHTPVIALTADALKGTREALLQQGFDAYLAKPFRLEELLETLDSCEASAERDKPNSP, encoded by the coding sequence ATGCCGATAAGAACATTACTTAAAATTGCAATATCGACTGCCTTTCTGATGGTGCTGGGACTGGCTGCGGCCAGCTGGCTGATCACGGTTAAACTGGATGCGATTTCTCAGGCTGAAGAGCGGGCTCAAACCGCCTCAAACAGTATCTCTCAGCTTTTGATACTGACCCATGAATATATCACCTACTCTGAAAAGAGATCCGTACAGCAATGGCAGAAGCTGCAGAGCGCACTGGTGGACACCCTGGAGGCAGGGACCCATGATGTTGTTCCGGTATCGGCTGTGGCTCTCGGCGAAGCGAAATCGTTAACCCACCTGTTCCAGCAACTTGTTGACGCAACTCCTGCCGGCACAGATCTGCAGATCCGCCAGAAAGACCTGTTGATAGACCAGGCCCTGACCCATACCCAGATCATCTCCGACTCGGTACAGCGCTGGGGCAATGAGGCACGGAAGCAGCGGAAGCATATCGAGCAAATATTCCGCACCATCACCATCGCCATTCCTCTCCTGATGCTGTTGATACTGGTCTTATTGACCGCCATTCTGGTGCGCCGCGTACTGCGCCCCCTGTCAAAGCTTCACCAGGCGGTACTGGCAGTGGCAAACGGTGATCTGACCGTACGCAGCGCCACCTTGACAAACGATGAATTTGGCGACCTTTCCCGCACATTTGATGCAATGGCGGTGGATCTGGTGACCGAACTGAGACATGAGATCAGGATGCGCCAGCAGGTTGAAACAGATCTGGCCCAGGCAAAATGTGCGGCAGAAGCGGCCAACACAGCAAAAAGCCAGTTTCTTTCAAATATGAGTCATGAGATACGCACTCCCATGAGCGGCGTGCTCGGCATGACCGAGCTGCTCGGCTTCACTGAACTTACCCCGGAGCAGCACGAGTACCTGAATGATATCAAGGCATCTGCCGACAACCTGTTATCGATCATTAATGATATTCTTGATCTTTCCAAGATCGAGGCCGGTAAAATAGAGCTCGAGGCAGCCAATTTTTCGCTACAGCAGTGCATACGGACCACAACCGCCATGCAAATGCCCAGAATACTTGAGAAACATCTGCAAATAGAAACAAAAATCAGCCCTGAAATCCCGGAAGTCGTCAATGGCGATCAGCTGCGGGTCAAACAGATCCTGCTCAATCTGCTCAGTAATGCCGTCAAGTTCACAGCCCACGGCCAGATCTCCATTCAGGCCTCCTTACTGGAAAGCCGGAACGAGCATCTCCTGGTACAGATCTCGGTCAGTGATACCGGTGTTGGCATTGCAGCTGAAGCGCTGGACAGGATATTTGATCCATTCACACAGGCTGATGCCAGTACCTCCCGGAAATTCGGAGGGACCGGTCTCGGCCTCGCGATCTGCCGCCAGCTGGCAGAATTGATGGGGGGAGGTATCCGGGTGGAAAGCGAAGAGGGCAAAGGCAGCCGGTTCCACCTGAGACTCCCCTTCAAACGGCCTGGAGAACCGGAAAAAAGGTCTTCTGATCACCAGCTGCCAGACCACCCTCTGCCACACCGGAAACCATTAAAAATCCTGGTGGCTGAAGACAACCCGCTCAACCTGCGGGCAGCGGAATTGCTGTTGCAAAAGGCGGGACATCATCCTCAGTGCGCAGAAAACGGCCAACAGGCCTTGGAACTTTGGCAAAGGGGAGATATCGATCTGATCCTGATGGATCTGCATATGCCCTGTATGAGTGGTGCAGAGGCTCTGCTGGTGATTCGTTCTGCAGAACAAGGTACCGGGAAGCACACGCCGGTCATCGCCCTGACTGCCGATGCGTTGAAAGGGACCAGAGAGGCTTTGCTGCAGCAGGGGTTCGACGCCTACCTGGCAAAACCGTTCCGGCTGGAAGAGCTTCTGGAAACGTTAGACAGTTGCGAGGCAAGTGCTGAGAGGGACAAACCGAACAGCCCCTGA
- a CDS encoding glycerol-3-phosphate dehydrogenase/oxidase, whose translation MKRAKLLQQLEDGPLWDMIVIGGGATGLGTAVEAASRGYRTLLLEQGDFAQGTSSRSTKLIHGGVRYLQQGNLSLVLEALRERGLLIRNAPHLVHNMSFVVPLYDWWEGSFYGIGLKMYDLLAGKLGLGPSCLLSKEETLRHIPTVEPSGLRGGVIYHDGQFDDSRLAISLALTLADLGGVALNYLAVTNIIRTDGLVSGLTALDRETGREFAIRGKVVINAAGPFIDKVRRMVDPTLKELITPSQGVHLVLDGSFLNGDSAIMVPHTDDGRVLFAVPWHGRTIVGTTDTPIPEAGLEPRPLAEEIDFLLAHASRYLTRHPQRSDLLSIFAGIRPLVRADAGSDTASLSRDHTLLVESSGLITIAGGKWTTYRKMGEDTVTAAAQIAGLEERPSVTAELRIHGWQEGVAGDRPLQVYGSDAAALEQLLAENPAWREPLHPALPYCAGEVIWGTRCEQARTVEDILARRTRALLLDARASISAAPQVAALMASELGQDQTWQEAQVAAFTELACGYLPV comes from the coding sequence ATGAAACGTGCGAAACTGCTGCAGCAGCTTGAAGATGGCCCACTCTGGGATATGATCGTGATCGGCGGCGGCGCCACCGGCCTTGGCACGGCCGTGGAGGCGGCCAGCCGCGGCTACCGGACCCTGCTGCTGGAACAGGGGGATTTTGCCCAGGGAACCTCCAGCCGAAGCACCAAACTGATCCATGGCGGGGTGCGCTACCTGCAGCAGGGCAACCTGTCGCTGGTGCTGGAGGCGCTGCGGGAGCGGGGACTGCTGATCCGTAACGCCCCCCATCTGGTGCATAACATGTCGTTTGTGGTGCCGCTCTATGACTGGTGGGAAGGGTCGTTCTACGGTATCGGCCTTAAAATGTACGACCTGCTGGCCGGTAAGCTGGGGCTCGGCCCCTCCTGCCTGTTGTCAAAGGAAGAGACCTTGCGCCATATCCCCACCGTGGAGCCGAGCGGTCTGCGGGGCGGGGTGATCTACCATGACGGCCAGTTTGACGATTCCCGTCTGGCCATCAGTCTGGCCCTGACCCTGGCCGATCTGGGCGGTGTTGCGCTCAACTACCTGGCGGTGACCAACATCATCCGTACAGACGGGCTGGTGAGCGGGCTAACGGCGCTGGACAGGGAAACGGGCCGGGAATTTGCCATCAGGGGCAAGGTCGTCATCAACGCTGCCGGTCCGTTCATCGACAAGGTGCGGCGGATGGTTGATCCCACCCTCAAAGAGCTGATTACCCCCAGCCAGGGCGTGCATCTGGTGCTGGACGGCTCGTTCCTGAACGGTGACAGCGCAATCATGGTGCCCCATACCGATGACGGCCGGGTGCTGTTTGCGGTCCCCTGGCATGGCCGTACCATTGTCGGTACCACCGATACCCCGATTCCGGAGGCCGGACTGGAACCGCGTCCGCTGGCGGAAGAGATCGACTTTCTGCTGGCCCATGCCAGCCGCTATCTGACCCGCCACCCGCAGCGTTCCGACCTGCTGAGCATCTTTGCCGGTATCCGGCCGCTGGTCCGTGCCGATGCAGGCAGCGACACCGCTTCGCTCTCCCGCGACCACACCCTGCTGGTGGAGAGCAGCGGTCTGATCACCATTGCCGGTGGCAAGTGGACCACCTACCGCAAGATGGGGGAGGATACGGTTACTGCAGCGGCCCAGATCGCCGGGCTGGAGGAGCGACCATCGGTTACCGCCGAGCTGCGGATTCATGGCTGGCAGGAAGGGGTAGCCGGTGACCGGCCCTTGCAGGTCTACGGCAGCGATGCCGCAGCACTGGAACAGCTGCTGGCGGAAAACCCGGCCTGGCGGGAACCGCTGCATCCGGCGCTGCCCTACTGTGCAGGGGAGGTGATCTGGGGAACACGCTGTGAACAGGCACGGACCGTGGAGGATATCCTGGCCCGCCGCACCAGGGCGCTGCTGCTGGATGCCCGCGCCAGTATCAGCGCGGCGCCGCAGGTTGCGGCACTGATGGCGTCCGAGCTGGGGCAGGACCAGACCTGGCAGGAGGCGCAGGTGGCGGCATTCACGGAGCTTGCCTGCGGCTACCTGCCGGTGTGA